The region TATGCAAGTGGAAgagtaggggcgtagccagatagcagattttgggtgggcaccaagtgttctccaacccccccaatgcgatgaggccagtatcagcagcttaggaagcttagactgctggaaagcagtgttttcagcaccatcaaggggaggtcttcagctggtgaagcttgggatccccagtaGCTAGCATTAAATATGTGCTgcagttgggtgggcctgagtattAGAACAGCGCTTCAGAACCAGGCAAGCCAGGGTTCAAGTTAGAGGTGTGCGCGGGGACGGGGCCAAAAGCAAAAAAGGTTTGTGCAGTGAGAACCAGGGGgaccagggttcaattcccacttcagttccatgtgactctgggcaagtccagtGCCCCAGGCACTTGACACCAACACTCTAACTTCACCTTGATGGAAAACTGGTGCATGTGTTCAGCAATTTTAGCAACAATGAAAGCCATTGGTAAACTGGTGAGAATATTCATCAATTTGTTTCCAGAATTTGGTAGAGTATAATCCCCACTGATCTAGTCTCATCTACCTGACTGATAATGCAGCTATTGTGAAAGCATTTCAAGATGAAGTCTGGCTGTCCAGATCATAATCTTGCTTGTTCACTCTCATGGACAAGAGCCATCAAAAACTGAAGTTGATATGAATGACCTCCCCGGTGAGGTAAGCAAGTTTACCACATTGTGCACAGAACAGGTAACGCTCAGTAAGTGAACAAAAGTCAACTTCTCACTGAAGAAAATGctcaagcagtatgtatcaattTGGTGGAACAGCGTTCTGCTGACTTTGAATTCTGTGGCTGAGAATATGGAGGAGTTGCATGCAACTTCCACTGAACCAGGTGCAAACAACCACTTCTTGACCAAATTGTGCACAGTTGATGACTCCTTGCTGGTAAACGTTATGGTGTTGGATTTGATAGGGCTGTAAAAGGACTGTCAACCTATACAAAACCTTCACTACATCTATTGGGCCCAACAAAATATCAGTTGGAACGACATCTGACAATTGCAAACTCAGACAGCCATATGATACAGCATCCTGAATAACTGTCCTGCAAATCACCTGGATTGTGGTTTTACAGTTACAGAAACGCACTTGGTAGCAACATTGCTGGATCCAAACATGAAGGGTCATGTAAATCTGATGACAGTTGATGGGTGGAGCAGTTCCATAAAGGCtacagaggtcagggctcttcagcttggaaaagagagggctgaggggagatatgattgtactttttgaaagagtaaaaaaattgatttacttctactcgttctatgccagtcaggattttgtagacctcaaagaCTAGAGGGATACTCTTacgtggaaacacttttaaaacaaataggaggaaatatttttttactcaacaaataattaagctctggaactctgccggAAGATGTAgaaacagcggttagtgtatctgggtttaaaaaacgtttggacatgtttctggaggaaaagtccatagtctgctattgagacaaacatggggaagccactgcttgcactgagattggtagcatggaatgttgcttctatttgaatttctgccagatacttgtgacttgaattggccactaatggaaacaggataccggactagatggatcattggtctgacccagtatggctattcttatgttcttaacagacTGACTACAGATCAAGCTATAGTCAAGGTGCAGCCAAGTGTCAAAACTaccaacaaaacatccaaaacaagaaGAATCCAAGGCAAGATTTTTTGGAGATTTATTAAAGAGCCAGGAAACAGCTTCAGTGATCGTCAAAGTGGATACATACATACCAAGCTCGGATGAGGAATTCTGCTGTTAATACCTACTAGTAACAGAGGTCTCATTTGTAGCCAAAACTGACATATGTTGCCTCTTTCCTGCTTGGAACTCCTGCCACCAGGACATCATCAGAATGTTCTTTTTCAGTTGCAGGATAAACAATAGAGGAACATAGAATGGAACGGAGCCCTGGCTCTGTAGATAGTTTATTATCCTACTATATAACTGATACTATATAactgaagagtgaccgacgtgccgtgCGGCATGTCACAAATCTCTTAACGAGTTCCGACGTTGAGTGGCGAGCACCGGGCGGACATGGATCGTCCGACAGCAGCTCCGACAGGTACGAtgagctgctgccgccgccactgCTGTGACCTGTGCACTTTCCTATGCCACCATCCCCCGGGGCGGCTTTATTGGGCGGGGGCTAGGTTGCACCCGGCGTTGCTTCGACCACTTTCTTGcctgttttaatgggctcaacggcttgttttacatagtttgaaatgaTTGTTTTCTTGCACTCgttaataaaaaatgtttttcttatttAACAAAATAATGTTTATTCTTTGTGTTATAGGGtgcattttatgttttatttgaatttacaaAATCTTTTTAATGCGGGTTGGGTACGGGGCTTGGAAAGAAAATTGGGGGGATGTATGGCGACCATATTATGACCCCATGCACACCTCTACTTGAAATCCCACTGATACTCTTTATGACTTTGGGTGagccacttagggccctgtttactaagctgctctgtaGGTGCACAAacgttttagcatgtgctagagacacccataggaatataattagtgtacgctaaaaaagttagtgcgcctactgggcagcttagtaaacagggcccttaatactCTTGTCAGGCTTCATAAATGTTAACTAAATAATTTGTGCTGGTACTTTCAACTTTGCAAAGTAAATATACaattgtgattttatttattaggatttatttactgcctttttgaaggaattcacataaggaggtgtacagcaagaataagtcaaacataagctgaattttgagctcctgggccaagcagagcccagaacaacaagttttaaaaaatagctggccacatcactgcaggctacctcttatctgtgtttactaagctgccctagagacgcattagtgcttttagcatgtgctgtgtagacgcccacaatattcctatgggcgcctacacagctcatgctaattttgtgctaaaaatgctagcgtaccttagtaaatagagccctaaagaaggaacagtcagttcTCTGAAACAgctttaaatgtaaacatgcaccTCCTGCAGGCCAAAATAGAGAAGTAcagttcaagaaataatacagttttacaggcttaaaacccactgttttgtcacaggataaaaggactgtttctgttccataaccgggtctgaatccagattgatatggatctagccagtttttgatcacagactgttctataagtttccctaaaaATGGGATGTTGGGATACTGGCcagtaattttcaagtttgtcctggtcaaggttgttctttAGTGAAGGACGCATCagtgccctttttaatgctgtttgtaGTTGCTCATTAGAAAGAGAGGcgttgtggcgccttctatgaggcccctgcttgcttgcctgctgcactatctttgatgggcagtggttgagggagcaggtagttggttgaaggttTCTTTTGTCAAGGCCCTTCAGTGTATTGGGTTAAGAGTCCCATATGCCtgtgtcaggagggggcgagtttgtgcgcTCTAGGTTTGCTGATTGGAGATTGAGTGGGACTGCCTATAAAcctggcagagacttttaattttgttggcaaagtatgcagcaaaatgatTGCAGTTCAGTTGttactgggcaggctggttctgttgtgggggtttcagtaggctgtttactatgatgaacaggtgcttggttgaattggcagtctGTTcgatgcattgagagaaatattgttttttgactGTTTAAGTATACACAGTATAATTATATACACGTATAGTACATTTCTTTCCTGAGAGAAGGCACTTAGGTCCTCTTTTAGCaaaccgtgctagtgattcccgtgcagcagtgccaacgaagcccattcaaagtggtctagttcagtttagtaaaagggttcccttACAACCTAAGTAGCAGAGATGGTGGGAGAGGAAGTAATTTGCCTGAGGTCATTCAGCATCTGTTGAACTGGGAGCCCCTGTTTGTCTATTATCACTAGGCTACCTCTTCTTcaagtctttgttttttttccccaaaggaATTTATACTTTTGCTCAACTGATCTTAAGGCTCTTGTGCCCCAGATAAAACAGAGCAAAGCGTATTGGAATGGACCAGTTGGTGGAGGCACTATCAACTTGTGACGGAaaccaaattaaaacaaaaactacTGTTCAGTGCCAAATCTAAAGCTGCATTTCTAAGAATGTTTTCCCCTTTCAATTTCCTTTTATGATGGGTAACTTACTCAAGTGCTATTCTGTTACTGTTACGTATTTTGTGTCACTGTGTGCTGCTGTTAGAATAGCATATAGAAAGTGTATTGACCTAAATTCAGACAGGCTGAAAGGAAAACTGCTAGTGAAATGTAATCTGAAATTAAATTCATAGCTTTGTGAAAGAAATGTATTCAAGTTTATTTTCCCCTTCTGCAGGATTCCTGTTCTTGCGACCTGGGGCACTGTTGGAGGTGTGGGGCTCGTATGGGCTACTGACTGGAGGCTTATACTGGACTACGTTCCATACATCAATGGCAAGTTTAAGACTGACTAAGTGACTTTTTTTGTTTGATGGTAAGTCTTTGTAGTACATTGAACCAGGGTCTAGGGTTGGGCAGCCAAatattgttttctcttttttccagAGTGAATGTTAATAAGAGTGTGCACTATGATCTGCGAAAGACATTTTGTTGCAAACAATAACTCATTTCTACCAGAATCTGGTGCAGGCTGGATTCAAAATAATGGAAAGGTGGGAGGTTACGTATTAGGGATTTATTAACCCACTGTATTCCCATAAAACGTGTGTGTTTCAAGACAGTTATCTGTTTTAAGCACTTTTGTGAAGAAACTGACTCTAGACTGAAATAAGACAAATCTTTGAGAGAGATTTGAAGGTGATGAATAGTTTCTTTGCCAGTTGTACCCTGATGTAATTACTATTCTGATTTGGTCCTGAGAGGTCCTGGATCCACTTCCCAGAGTGGGAAAATAATACAGAGAAACAGGTATTTGTATggtaaagtagtagtagtagtagtaaaagactcatggatttgatatactgtctttctgtgttaCAAGTACAGCGGTTTACATGTATATTATGTACAACATATTTGGTTTATCTAAAAGGAAATCTTGTTACAAATGTACAGCACTTGGCAAACTAATCTACAGGGAAACTGCTATGGGTGTAAGATTCAGGACTAGAATGAACCTGATGGAAGTGGGTATGTTATCCCTGCATGTGTGTGTCTCTTTCCTAAAGACCCTGTATTTTTATACATGAAAGAATTATAGGTCTTTTCAGCATATTCTTGATTCCCAGCATAGTGTCTTCTGAGCTGAAGGCACCTTTTTTGTaagtagcagtggtgtagccagacatgaCATTTTGGGAGGGCCTTAGAGCTAATATGAGTGGGCACTATATATGCAGGTGTGAGTAATGTTTCATGggatattacaaaataatgccttagtgcACTTGAAggatttctaagtaaata is a window of Microcaecilia unicolor chromosome 11, aMicUni1.1, whole genome shotgun sequence DNA encoding:
- the LOC115480287 gene encoding cytochrome b-c1 complex subunit 10, whose amino-acid sequence is MISKFLGPRYQQLAKNWIPVLATWGTVGGVGLVWATDWRLILDYVPYINGKFKTD